In one window of Thiohalobacter sp. DNA:
- a CDS encoding LPS-assembly protein LptD has protein sequence MTDRPPFRLTLPLLCGLALAQPALAEWLCRAGADGQWQCAGAGDEPVPAPRTPAPTAAPASSPGPTTPVATAPAAAAAPATPPAPATPRLCRPLAPLAEPLPGPGQTETRMAAREARNEQGNRFLLRGGARIERAGQRLTADEIRYDKTRGVAEAEGRVRLDDPELAVTGNRARLALDSDQGEIHDVHYALRGRHARGEAAAAFQESADRKRFEAATYTTCDADAESWRLRAREVVLDEASGVGKARHVRLEAGGVPVLYSPWLSFPIDDRRKSGFLVPGWGRSDEGGVDIRIPYYWNIAPNRDATLTPRYLGKRGLMMKGEYRYLTRDSRGQLDLEYLPSDDAFGGRDRTLLGIRHQGRLSERLQARVDIRSVSDAEYFEDLGDNLGLSALTHINRVAELRYSAPQWTLSGRLQDFQTVDRTIPATRRPYGRLPQLRLAARPDWHPGGIDLQLNAEVVRFDKADAVTGTRYDLTPTLSLPLGRAAWFLTPALALRHTGYRLDGVAAGDPDAPTRTNPIASLDGGLFLERSTEWFGTRYTQTLEPRAFYLYVPERDQSAIPVFDTSLRDFSYAQLFATNRFTGADRMGDANQLTLAVTSRLLDPASGAQRARFALGDILYFRDRTVTLPGRAPERQASSNLVALADLSLSPAWSLAAGLQWDPHETKTDRSNLRLQYRPGERRLLNLVYRYRSDRLEQVTLSGLWQLTPRWQLVGRWSHSLPDSTLLEGLGGVEYETCCWIARLVGRSYINNTAGERNTAVLFQIELKGLTSFGDPVSETLRSGILGY, from the coding sequence GTGACCGATCGACCCCCCTTTCGACTGACCCTGCCGCTGCTGTGCGGCCTGGCCCTGGCCCAGCCCGCCCTGGCCGAATGGCTTTGCCGCGCCGGCGCCGACGGCCAGTGGCAGTGTGCCGGCGCGGGCGACGAACCGGTCCCCGCGCCGCGCACCCCGGCACCCACCGCCGCGCCGGCGTCGTCACCGGGCCCGACGACGCCCGTGGCGACCGCACCCGCCGCGGCGGCGGCGCCGGCAACGCCGCCCGCGCCGGCCACCCCACGCCTGTGCCGACCGCTGGCACCCCTTGCCGAACCCCTGCCCGGCCCGGGACAGACCGAAACCCGGATGGCCGCGCGCGAGGCCCGCAACGAACAGGGCAACCGCTTCCTGCTGCGCGGCGGGGCCCGCATCGAGCGTGCCGGCCAGCGCCTGACCGCCGACGAGATCCGCTACGACAAGACCCGTGGCGTGGCCGAGGCCGAGGGCCGGGTGCGACTCGACGACCCCGAACTGGCGGTCACGGGCAACCGGGCGCGACTGGCGCTGGACAGCGACCAGGGCGAGATCCATGACGTCCACTACGCGCTGCGCGGCCGCCACGCCCGAGGGGAGGCCGCGGCAGCATTCCAGGAGAGCGCCGACCGCAAGCGCTTCGAGGCCGCCACCTACACCACCTGCGACGCCGATGCCGAAAGCTGGCGCCTGCGTGCCCGCGAGGTGGTGCTCGACGAGGCCAGCGGCGTCGGCAAGGCCCGCCACGTGCGGCTCGAGGCCGGCGGCGTGCCGGTGCTCTACAGTCCCTGGCTCAGCTTCCCCATCGACGACCGCCGCAAGTCCGGCTTTCTGGTGCCCGGCTGGGGCCGTTCCGACGAAGGCGGCGTCGATATCCGCATCCCCTACTACTGGAACATCGCCCCCAATCGCGACGCGACCCTCACCCCGCGCTACCTGGGCAAGCGCGGCCTGATGATGAAGGGTGAGTACCGTTACCTCACCCGCGACAGCCGCGGGCAGCTCGACCTGGAGTACCTGCCCTCGGACGATGCCTTCGGCGGGCGCGACCGGACACTCCTCGGCATTCGCCACCAGGGCCGGCTGAGCGAGCGGCTGCAGGCCCGCGTTGACATCCGCAGCGTCTCCGATGCCGAGTACTTCGAGGACCTGGGCGACAACCTCGGTCTCAGCGCCCTCACCCACATCAACCGTGTCGCCGAACTGCGCTACAGCGCACCACAGTGGACGCTGAGCGGCCGGCTGCAGGACTTCCAGACCGTCGACCGCACCATCCCCGCCACCCGCCGCCCCTACGGGCGCCTGCCGCAGTTGCGCCTGGCTGCCCGGCCGGACTGGCATCCCGGGGGCATCGATCTGCAGTTGAACGCCGAAGTCGTGCGCTTCGACAAGGCCGATGCCGTCACCGGCACTCGCTACGATCTGACACCGACACTGAGCCTGCCGCTGGGCCGCGCCGCCTGGTTCCTCACCCCGGCACTGGCGCTGCGGCACACCGGCTACCGGCTCGACGGCGTGGCCGCGGGCGACCCCGATGCGCCGACCCGCACCAACCCGATCGCCAGCCTCGACGGCGGCCTGTTTCTAGAACGCAGCACCGAGTGGTTCGGCACCCGCTACACCCAGACCCTGGAGCCGCGCGCCTTCTATCTCTATGTCCCCGAGCGCGACCAGTCGGCCATCCCGGTGTTCGACACCAGCCTGCGCGACTTCAGCTACGCCCAGTTGTTCGCCACCAACCGCTTCACCGGCGCCGATCGCATGGGCGACGCCAACCAGCTCACATTGGCCGTGACCAGCCGCCTGCTGGACCCGGCCAGCGGTGCCCAGCGCGCCCGTTTCGCGCTGGGCGACATCCTCTATTTCCGTGACCGCACCGTGACCCTGCCGGGCAGGGCACCCGAACGCCAGGCCAGTTCCAACCTGGTGGCGCTGGCCGATCTCTCCCTGAGCCCGGCCTGGTCGCTGGCCGCCGGCCTGCAATGGGATCCCCACGAAACCAAGACCGACCGCAGCAACCTGCGCCTGCAGTACCGGCCTGGCGAGCGACGGCTGTTGAACCTTGTCTACCGTTATCGGTCCGACCGTCTGGAACAGGTCACCCTGTCCGGCCTGTGGCAGCTCACGCCGCGCTGGCAACTGGTCGGGCGCTGGAGCCATTCGCTGCCCGACAGCACCCTGCTCGAAGGGTTGGGCGGCGTCGAATACGAAACCTGCTGCTGGATTGCCCGGCTGGTGGGCCGCAGCTATATCAACAACACCGCAGGCGAGCGCAACACGGCCGTGCTGTTCCAGATCGAGCTCAAGGGTCTGACCAGCTTCGGCGATCCCGTCAGTGAAACGCTCCGAAGTGGTATCCTCGGTTACTGA